The following proteins are encoded in a genomic region of Ornithodoros turicata isolate Travis chromosome 6, ASM3712646v1, whole genome shotgun sequence:
- the LOC135398601 gene encoding uncharacterized protein LOC135398601 has translation MDNMSDVDSMDAAEGSPTGDNMVDAEVQATESTGMCANCYSLVKERDALSDEVSTLRRRCRRLKAKLNTCQDIGQMSEKKVTFYTGLTKATFLAVLAAVVAALPPARKCLPHPSQLLLFFMRLRLGLHITDLAYRFHVSVPTASRIFKDWLAPMSSVYATLNIFALMSRPFNLSTQQEVWSNYKQGSTLKFLVCVNTHGAITFVSPVYGGRISDKEITLQSGFLGMLLPGDQVLADRGFLLHEEFFLRDVQLITPAFTKGRTQLLHNEVESSRRISSSRIIVERAIGF, from the exons ATGGACAATATGAGCGATGTGGACAGCATGGACGCAGCGGAAGGGTCGCCAACTGGTGACAACATGGTAGACGCAG AGGTCCAGGCGACAGAATCAACAGGGATGTGTGCAAACTGTTACTCCTTGGTCAAAGAACGGGATGCACTCAGCGACGAGGTTTCCACACTGAGACGAAGGTGCAGGAGGCTGAAAGCAAAGCTGAATACGTGCCAGGATATTGGGCAGATGAGCGAAAAGAAGGTGACTTTCTACACAG GGCTCACAAAGGCAACATTCTTGGCAGTGCTGGCAGCTGTGGTTGCTGCATTACCACCTGCACGCAAATGCCTTCCACACCCAAGCCAACTGCTGCTGTTTTTCATGCGCCTGAGACTCGGTCTGCACATAACAGACCTAGCCTACAGGTTTCATGTGTCCGTCCCCACTGCTAGCCGGATATTCAAAGACTGGCTGGCCCCCATGTCCTCA GTTTATGCAACCTTGAACATCTTTGCCTTGATGTCCAGGCCCTTCAACCTGTCCACGCAGCAAGAAGTGTGGAGCAACTATAAACAGGGCTCCACACTGAAGTTCCTCGTCTGTGTGAATACACATGGCGCAATCACCTTCGTCTCTCCTGTTTATGGTGGACGAATTTCGGACAAGGAGATAACTCTTCAGAGTG GGTTCCTAGGTATGTTGCTACCAGGTGACCAGGTTCTAGCAGACCGGGGTTTCCTTCTCCATGAGGAGTTTTTCCTGCGGGACGTGCAGCTGATAACACCAGCTTTCACAAAAGGAAGAACGCAGTTGCTCCACAATGAAGTTGAAAGTTCAAGACGAATATCGTCGTCAAGGATAATCGTGGAAAGGGCAATTGG ATTTTGA